The Thiogranum longum genome includes a region encoding these proteins:
- the rfbA gene encoding glucose-1-phosphate thymidylyltransferase RfbA, which produces MKGIILAGGSGTRLYPLTRSVSKQLMPVYDKPMIYYPLSTLMLAGIREALIITTPEDSEAFQRLLGDGNQFGLDIQYAVQPKPEGLAQAFTIGKEFIGTSSCCLVLGDNIFYGHGMGTNLRRAAERESGATVFAYRVRDPERYGVVEFDESGQALSIEEKPEKPRSHYAVTGLYFYDNRVVDIAANLKPSPRGELEITDINSRYLQDGSLQVEKLGRGTAWLDTGTHESLLQAANFIETVEQRQGLKVCCVEEIAYRMGYISSDELEKLAQPLAKNGYGRYLLDILEEDGHCA; this is translated from the coding sequence ATGAAAGGTATTATCCTGGCCGGCGGTTCCGGGACGCGCTTGTATCCCCTGACGCGTTCGGTCAGTAAACAACTGATGCCGGTGTACGACAAGCCGATGATCTACTACCCACTGTCAACCTTGATGTTGGCGGGTATTCGGGAAGCGCTGATCATTACCACGCCGGAAGACAGTGAGGCATTCCAGAGACTGCTGGGTGACGGAAACCAGTTTGGTCTGGATATCCAGTACGCTGTGCAACCAAAGCCGGAAGGGCTGGCGCAGGCCTTCACCATTGGCAAAGAGTTTATTGGTACTTCATCCTGCTGCCTGGTGCTTGGCGATAACATTTTTTACGGTCACGGTATGGGCACCAATTTGCGCCGTGCGGCAGAGCGTGAATCAGGCGCTACAGTGTTTGCTTACCGTGTGCGTGATCCGGAACGCTATGGCGTGGTTGAGTTTGATGAAAGTGGCCAGGCTTTATCGATAGAAGAAAAACCGGAAAAGCCACGTTCTCATTATGCAGTGACGGGGTTATATTTCTACGATAATCGCGTAGTGGATATTGCTGCCAACCTCAAGCCTTCTCCGCGCGGTGAGCTGGAAATCACGGATATTAATTCCCGCTACCTGCAGGACGGGAGTCTGCAGGTTGAAAAGCTGGGTCGTGGTACAGCCTGGCTTGATACCGGGACACATGAGTCACTATTGCAGGCCGCGAATTTTATAGAAACAGTTGAGCAGCGGCAGGGGCTGAAGGTCTGTTGCGTGGAAGAGATTGCTTACCGGATGGGTTATATATCTTCTGACGAGTTGGAGAAGCTGGCGCAACCGCTGGCGAAGAATGGTTACGGACGTTATCTGCTGGACATTCTTGAAGAAGATGGGCATTGCGCATGA
- a CDS encoding bifunctional sulfate adenylyltransferase/adenylylsulfate kinase, protein MATKEFFVQPHGGQLVNLLVDPEKAEALKTESQQYLSLTLSQRQVCDLELLMNGAFSPLAGFMNQADYESVLDRVRLADGTVWPVPIVLDVDQAFAGKLEKGTKIALRDGEGFMPAVLTVEDIWQPDKKREAEKVYGTTSDAHPGVRYLNEVVKPVYISGQIEGIQSPVHHDFESFWDTPQELRALFRKKGWRRVVSFQTSKPMHRLQRDITLQAAKDIQGHILLHPTVGITKPGDLHYYARVRCYQAIRQHFPQNLAMLSLLPLAMRMAGPREALWHAIVSQNYGCSHMIIGPRHAYPPADADGKDQPFYQPEQSRELVNKFSKELDIEIVPVEAMRYVPSKDRFLPASVIEREGLEATDYTDAQLKADLSKGEEIPSWFSYPEVVRELRKAYPPRSKQGFTLFFTGLSGSGKSTLAKIIYAKMLEAGERPVTLLDGDVVRQHLSSELGFSKEHRYLNVNRIGYVASEITKNRGIAICAPIAPYTQMRRSVREMIEPHGDFIEIHVATSLEACEARDRKGLYAKARRGEIPEFTGISDPYEIPEQPELRVNTEGLTPMEAAQDIYLYLLREGYLDTQGVQSDG, encoded by the coding sequence GCCAGTTAGTCAATCTATTGGTCGACCCGGAAAAGGCGGAAGCCCTCAAGACAGAATCTCAGCAATATCTGTCACTTACCCTTAGTCAGCGACAGGTCTGCGACCTCGAATTACTGATGAACGGTGCGTTCTCCCCACTGGCCGGGTTCATGAACCAGGCCGATTACGAATCAGTCCTTGATCGTGTGCGGCTGGCGGATGGCACAGTCTGGCCGGTACCGATTGTGCTTGATGTCGACCAGGCCTTTGCAGGCAAGCTGGAAAAAGGAACAAAAATCGCACTGCGTGATGGCGAGGGTTTTATGCCCGCAGTGTTGACCGTTGAGGATATCTGGCAGCCGGACAAGAAGCGTGAAGCGGAAAAGGTTTATGGCACCACTTCGGATGCACATCCGGGAGTGCGATACCTGAACGAAGTTGTAAAGCCCGTATATATAAGTGGGCAGATCGAAGGTATCCAGTCACCCGTACACCACGATTTCGAGAGCTTCTGGGATACGCCGCAGGAACTGCGCGCCTTGTTCAGGAAGAAAGGCTGGCGCCGCGTTGTATCTTTCCAGACTTCGAAGCCGATGCACCGGCTGCAGCGGGATATTACCTTGCAGGCGGCAAAGGATATACAGGGGCACATCCTGCTCCACCCCACCGTAGGTATAACCAAGCCAGGTGATTTGCACTATTACGCCCGTGTGCGCTGTTACCAGGCAATTCGGCAGCACTTCCCGCAAAACCTGGCGATGTTGTCACTGTTGCCACTGGCCATGCGAATGGCGGGGCCGCGTGAAGCCTTGTGGCATGCAATCGTCAGTCAGAACTATGGCTGTTCTCACATGATTATCGGGCCAAGGCACGCCTATCCGCCGGCAGATGCAGATGGCAAGGACCAGCCATTCTACCAACCTGAGCAGTCACGTGAACTTGTCAATAAATTCAGTAAAGAACTTGATATCGAAATTGTTCCCGTGGAAGCGATGCGCTATGTTCCGTCAAAAGATCGTTTTCTGCCTGCGTCAGTCATCGAGCGCGAAGGACTGGAAGCCACTGATTATACCGATGCGCAGCTAAAGGCCGACCTCAGCAAGGGCGAGGAGATACCGTCCTGGTTCAGCTATCCTGAGGTGGTGCGCGAGTTGCGCAAGGCTTACCCGCCTCGCAGCAAGCAGGGTTTTACCCTGTTCTTTACCGGTCTGTCCGGGTCAGGAAAATCCACGCTGGCAAAAATCATTTATGCCAAGATGCTGGAGGCTGGCGAGCGACCGGTCACACTGCTGGATGGTGATGTTGTACGTCAGCATCTTTCCAGCGAGCTGGGCTTCTCGAAGGAACACCGTTACCTGAACGTCAACCGGATAGGTTACGTGGCCAGTGAAATCACCAAGAATCGTGGCATTGCAATTTGTGCGCCGATTGCACCTTATACGCAAATGCGCCGTTCTGTCCGGGAGATGATCGAACCGCATGGTGACTTTATTGAAATCCATGTGGCAACCTCACTGGAAGCTTGCGAGGCGCGTGACCGCAAAGGACTGTATGCCAAGGCGCGACGTGGTGAAATTCCTGAGTTCACAGGAATCAGCGATCCCTACGAAATACCGGAGCAGCCCGAACTGCGTGTCAATACCGAAGGTTTGACGCCTATGGAAGCCGCACAGGATATCTATCTCTATTTATTAAGAGAAGGTTACCTGGATACGCAGGGTGTGCAATCTGATGGTTAA